A genomic segment from uncultured Desulfuromonas sp. encodes:
- a CDS encoding flagellin yields MANTISGSALSSRTLVQAQQNLNKSMERISSGLRINSAQDDAAGLAISDRFNSQVRGINQAIRNANDGYSLVQTADGALGESTTILQRMRELAVQSSNGIYNDADRASMNSEFSQLQSELDRIAGTTSFNGQKLLNGDMAESGMTFQVGADAGEQITVQVDGASQQDLGTTDLNVLSQSGAQSSLAAIDDALSRVSGTRGELGAVQGRFESVIANLGDVAENMTAANSRIADADMAEEVSAMTRNRILEQAGIAMQTQANQSAKTVLGLLQM; encoded by the coding sequence ATGGCTAACACAATCAGCGGTTCTGCCCTTAGCAGTCGAACCCTTGTTCAAGCGCAGCAAAATCTCAATAAATCGATGGAGCGTATCTCCAGCGGGTTACGCATCAACAGTGCTCAGGATGATGCAGCCGGCTTGGCCATTTCTGATCGGTTTAATTCTCAGGTGCGCGGCATCAATCAGGCAATCCGTAACGCCAACGATGGTTATTCGCTGGTGCAAACGGCTGATGGCGCCCTTGGTGAAAGTACGACGATTCTGCAACGGATGCGTGAACTTGCAGTACAGTCCTCCAACGGCATCTACAACGATGCGGACCGTGCGTCAATGAACTCGGAATTTTCCCAGCTCCAGTCGGAATTGGACCGCATTGCCGGAACGACATCGTTCAATGGTCAGAAACTTCTCAATGGCGATATGGCAGAATCCGGCATGACATTTCAGGTCGGTGCCGATGCGGGTGAACAGATCACGGTTCAGGTGGACGGTGCAAGTCAGCAAGACCTGGGCACCACGGATTTAAATGTGTTAAGTCAATCAGGTGCGCAGTCTTCTCTTGCCGCCATCGACGACGCCTTGAGCCGGGTATCCGGCACCCGCGGCGAACTCGGAGCCGTTCAAGGACGCTTTGAATCCGTCATTGCCAATCTCGGCGATGTGGCTGAAAACATGACTGCGGCAAACTCGCGCATTGCTGATGCCGACATGGCGGAAGAAGTGTCTGCCATGACCCGGAACCGGATTCTTGAACAAGCGGGCATTGCCATGCAAACGCAAGCCAACCAGTCCGCCAAAACCGTGTTGGGATTACTGCAAATGTAA
- a CDS encoding TetR/AcrR family transcriptional regulator, protein MMKKIEQNKMQKRDNILTAAQEMFQTSGFIGASMDKIAEGAGVTKQTVYRYFSTKEELFRATLEAQRLRANERFLDALQREDTQQALTAFAAGFIKRHLSKQHLANIRLLVAEGPSVPEITRAFYAFGSEKTHDRLVEFVEERFRRTDVDDEIKAFVSMLISPRMPVLTGLREPLSEAEINTHADKTVRMFLKLLNQGG, encoded by the coding sequence ATGATGAAGAAGATCGAACAAAATAAAATGCAGAAGAGGGATAATATCTTGACGGCGGCTCAGGAGATGTTTCAAACCAGCGGGTTTATCGGCGCCAGCATGGATAAGATTGCTGAAGGCGCCGGAGTGACCAAACAGACGGTCTACCGGTATTTCTCCACCAAAGAAGAGCTGTTCAGAGCGACCCTCGAAGCCCAGCGGTTGCGCGCCAATGAACGTTTTCTCGATGCTTTACAACGCGAAGATACGCAACAGGCGCTAACGGCTTTTGCTGCTGGCTTTATAAAGCGGCATTTGTCGAAGCAACACCTGGCAAATATTCGTTTGCTGGTTGCCGAAGGGCCGAGCGTGCCGGAAATCACCCGGGCGTTTTATGCCTTCGGCTCGGAAAAAACGCACGACAGGCTGGTAGAATTTGTCGAGGAGCGTTTTCGTCGGACGGATGTTGATGACGAAATCAAGGCTTTTGTCAGTATGCTGATTTCCCCGCGGATGCCGGTGCTGACTGGGCTGCGTGAGCCTCTTTCTGAGGCGGAGATCAATACGCATGCCGACAAAACCGTGCGTATGTTTTTGAAACTGCTTAATCAAGGAGGCTAG
- a CDS encoding cytochrome C, whose product MTRVLLAIFVMAILSLTPAFAAEFNHDAHNTYLDEPDNCVQCHVEDAPSIEPQSSVCLQCHDAAFVDDVEFPGMKTHDLLWALNHGPFAQKSNADCASCHGQDDCMECHTAGHADEQGDFGNAMINVHDGDFRFTHAIAARGNEQRCTSCHENRFCIECHDQFAPEDLSVLSHRKGWSSIAVAGTPHDQFGPETCQTCHSRVVVPAHDWSVSHAREARKNLASCQACHPEGDICLKCHSATTGLGINPHPKDWDDYANRLKDAGDGRTCRKCH is encoded by the coding sequence ATGACACGAGTTTTACTCGCCATTTTCGTAATGGCGATCCTGTCACTCACCCCGGCTTTTGCCGCCGAATTCAATCATGACGCGCACAACACTTATCTGGATGAACCGGATAACTGTGTGCAGTGCCATGTTGAAGATGCGCCGAGCATTGAGCCGCAAAGCAGTGTTTGTCTGCAATGCCATGACGCCGCGTTTGTTGATGATGTTGAATTCCCGGGCATGAAAACCCACGATCTGCTCTGGGCGTTGAACCACGGTCCGTTTGCTCAAAAAAGCAATGCCGATTGTGCCTCCTGCCACGGTCAGGATGACTGTATGGAATGCCACACCGCCGGACATGCCGATGAGCAGGGTGATTTCGGTAATGCCATGATCAATGTTCATGACGGTGATTTCCGTTTTACCCATGCGATTGCAGCGCGCGGCAATGAGCAGCGTTGTACCTCCTGTCACGAAAACCGCTTCTGTATCGAATGCCACGATCAATTCGCTCCTGAAGACCTCTCGGTGCTTTCCCACCGTAAAGGATGGAGTTCAATTGCGGTTGCCGGTACGCCGCACGACCAGTTTGGCCCTGAGACATGCCAAACCTGCCACAGCCGTGTTGTCGTTCCGGCACACGACTGGTCAGTCAGCCATGCCCGCGAGGCTCGTAAAAACCTGGCCAGCTGTCAGGCCTGTCATCCGGAAGGCGATATCTGTCTCAAATGTCACAGTGCAACAACCGGGCTCGGCATCAATCCCCATCCCAAAGATTGGGATGATTATGCCAATCGCCTGAAAGATGCTGGCGATGGTCGCACTTGCCGTAAGTGCCACTAA
- a CDS encoding AraC family transcriptional regulator, whose translation MSLAEQINRVCSYIVQHLDEELPLDQLSRVAAVSKFHLHRVFVAQTGMTLFRFIQLSRLRKASYQLAFKDMKIIDIALDAGYESPEAFARSFKKTFGRTPSQFRKQPQWLEWQLTQNQLVQPGEREMNVAIVEVKETKVAVLEHWGAPERVMESVEKFIQWRKQTGLSPVKTSQSFGVPFRDPNTAPPEEFHFDICGSIDEDVPANDYGVTTGTIPGGRCAMIRHYGSRDTISDSVYSLYRQWLPDSGEELRDYPCYFRYVNLLPEVDECDLITEIYLPIK comes from the coding sequence ATGTCGCTCGCTGAACAGATCAACCGTGTGTGTAGCTATATTGTGCAACATCTGGATGAGGAACTACCCCTCGATCAGTTGAGCCGTGTTGCCGCCGTGTCGAAATTCCATCTACATCGCGTGTTTGTCGCCCAGACCGGCATGACTCTGTTTCGCTTTATCCAACTGTCCCGGCTACGCAAAGCATCGTATCAACTGGCCTTTAAGGACATGAAGATTATCGACATCGCTCTTGATGCCGGGTATGAGAGTCCCGAAGCCTTTGCGCGCTCGTTTAAAAAGACCTTTGGCCGGACACCTTCTCAATTTAGGAAGCAACCACAATGGCTGGAATGGCAGCTGACGCAGAATCAGCTCGTCCAGCCGGGAGAACGGGAAATGAATGTCGCAATTGTTGAGGTAAAAGAAACAAAAGTGGCCGTGCTGGAGCACTGGGGTGCGCCGGAGCGGGTGATGGAAAGTGTCGAAAAATTTATCCAGTGGCGTAAGCAGACCGGCCTGTCGCCGGTGAAGACCAGCCAGTCATTCGGGGTGCCATTTCGTGACCCGAACACGGCTCCACCCGAAGAGTTTCATTTTGATATCTGTGGTTCCATCGACGAGGATGTGCCCGCCAATGACTATGGTGTCACCACCGGCACGATCCCCGGAGGGCGTTGCGCCATGATTCGTCATTACGGCAGCCGCGATACCATTTCGGACAGCGTCTATTCGCTGTATCGGCAATGGTTGCCGGACAGTGGCGAAGAGTTGCGGGATTATCCCTGTTATTTTCGCTATGTGAACCTACTGCCGGAAGTGGATGAGTGTGATCTGATTACGGAGATTTATCTGCCGATCAAGTAA
- a CDS encoding O-methyltransferase — protein sequence MNQELHELLRELEQFGLENDEKTGERSQRMLNITPDTGEFLSVLIRAMNARRVLEIGTSNGYSTLWLADALCATEGVVTTVEYAEHKYRLAQQTFSRTPLASRIEAIHTDAGDLLAKAADDFYDLIFLDSERSAYPGWWPDLKRVLRPGGLLVVDNALSHVEQMAPFKSLVDGDSMFTTCLVPVGKGEYLATRSC from the coding sequence ATGAATCAAGAGTTGCACGAACTACTTCGCGAACTGGAACAGTTTGGATTGGAAAACGACGAGAAGACCGGTGAGCGTTCGCAGCGGATGTTGAATATCACCCCCGATACCGGAGAGTTTTTATCGGTTCTGATTCGGGCGATGAATGCCCGCCGGGTGCTGGAGATCGGCACCTCAAACGGCTATTCTACGCTGTGGCTGGCCGATGCACTGTGCGCTACCGAGGGTGTGGTCACCACCGTGGAATACGCCGAACACAAATACCGACTGGCACAACAGACGTTTTCGCGCACGCCGCTGGCGTCGCGTATCGAGGCGATCCATACTGATGCCGGCGACCTTCTTGCTAAGGCGGCAGATGATTTTTACGATCTGATTTTCCTTGATTCGGAACGCTCCGCGTATCCCGGCTGGTGGCCGGATCTGAAACGTGTCCTGCGCCCGGGTGGCCTGTTGGTTGTCGATAACGCGTTGTCTCATGTTGAGCAGATGGCGCCGTTTAAGAGCCTCGTCGATGGCGACAGCATGTTTACCACCTGTCTGGTGCCTGTAGGCAAAGGGGAATATCTGGCAACCCGCTCGTGCTGA
- a CDS encoding sigma 54-interacting transcriptional regulator translates to MSSEFFRQITLLVCRSLDIKEVANDCFEYLQDFLPLDAFFISLFDPDSGTLSRIAYASYDIENKVDEIVYLPQDLLVLYSEMIDGEAKLVADTQLDSFCRLMEPYVHNKGYSEIILPLRIADHVFGTLVARARKPNSYSEEHRQLLTSVREPFSIATSNALRHQELFRLKEKLNRDNQLLRNELQIKTGTKIIGAQGGLSHVLAMAKQVAPLNSTVLLLGETGVGKEVIASTIHYASARKNGPFIKVNCGAIPETLLDSELFGHEKGAFSGAVSMKRGRFERADGGTLFLDEIGELPLEAQTRLLRVLQSKEIERVGGSDVVSVDIRVIAATNRDLEKMVKNNQFRQDLWFRLNTYPIVIPSLKQRREDIPDLVEYFINRKSKELGFREPPPIASGAIDFLMQHHWPGNIRELENVVERALIQNKGRTLSQNHFSLSNQSNHVDNTSSCLFPCLAKQYLQTTAAHPQKEPEAPPSFKLDDMTRQHIIRCLEMTGGKIHGNDGAAELLGINANTLRSRMKKLDIPFGKKSYSF, encoded by the coding sequence TTGAGCAGTGAATTTTTCCGACAGATCACCCTTCTGGTTTGTCGCAGTCTGGATATCAAGGAAGTTGCTAACGATTGTTTTGAGTATTTGCAGGATTTTTTACCGCTGGACGCCTTTTTTATTTCTCTGTTTGATCCGGACAGCGGGACACTTTCGCGCATTGCCTATGCGTCTTACGATATTGAAAACAAAGTGGATGAAATCGTTTATCTGCCCCAAGATCTTCTTGTGCTATACAGCGAGATGATCGATGGCGAGGCCAAACTGGTTGCAGACACGCAGCTCGATAGTTTTTGCCGCCTCATGGAGCCTTATGTTCACAACAAGGGCTATTCAGAAATCATCTTGCCTCTGCGCATTGCAGACCATGTTTTTGGCACTCTTGTCGCCAGGGCGAGAAAGCCCAATAGTTACAGTGAAGAACATCGTCAACTTCTCACCTCGGTTCGCGAACCCTTCTCCATTGCCACCTCGAACGCGTTACGCCACCAGGAGTTGTTTCGCCTCAAAGAAAAACTCAACCGTGACAATCAGCTTCTTCGCAATGAACTGCAGATAAAGACGGGGACCAAGATCATTGGCGCGCAAGGCGGATTATCCCATGTACTGGCCATGGCCAAACAAGTGGCCCCACTCAACAGTACGGTGCTCTTGTTGGGTGAAACCGGCGTCGGCAAAGAAGTGATTGCCAGCACCATCCACTATGCATCCGCCCGTAAAAACGGGCCGTTTATCAAGGTCAATTGCGGAGCGATTCCCGAAACGCTGCTCGACAGTGAATTATTTGGTCACGAGAAAGGCGCGTTCAGCGGCGCGGTGTCGATGAAACGGGGGCGCTTTGAGCGAGCGGACGGAGGGACACTGTTCCTTGATGAAATCGGCGAGCTGCCACTGGAGGCACAGACCCGTTTGTTACGCGTTCTTCAAAGCAAAGAGATTGAGCGTGTTGGCGGCAGCGATGTGGTCTCCGTTGACATCCGGGTGATTGCGGCAACCAATCGCGATCTTGAGAAGATGGTTAAAAACAACCAGTTCCGCCAGGATTTATGGTTTCGCTTGAACACCTACCCGATCGTCATCCCGTCACTGAAACAACGCCGAGAAGACATCCCCGACCTTGTCGAATATTTTATCAACCGGAAATCCAAAGAACTGGGGTTTCGCGAACCGCCGCCAATTGCCAGCGGAGCCATCGACTTTTTGATGCAGCACCATTGGCCGGGCAACATCCGCGAGCTGGAAAATGTCGTGGAGCGTGCCTTGATCCAGAACAAGGGACGCACCTTGTCACAAAACCACTTTTCTCTGTCCAATCAAAGCAACCACGTTGACAACACCTCCAGTTGCCTGTTCCCCTGTCTGGCAAAGCAATATCTCCAGACCACAGCAGCTCACCCACAAAAAGAACCCGAGGCACCACCATCGTTTAAATTGGACGACATGACTAGGCAACACATTATCCGCTGTCTGGAAATGACGGGCGGCAAAATACATGGCAACGATGGTGCGGCGGAACTGCTGGGGATCAATGCCAACACATTACGTAGCCGGATGAAAAAACTGGATATTCCCTTTGGGAAAAAGAGTTATTCCTTCTGA
- a CDS encoding DMT family transporter, which yields MTTAILKKIAMGDARSKGILAALLGTLLISFDSVFVRLSGTNGVNTVFLFGFFTVISMSAMLQATDQRGIVGTLKEDGWPVVVSGLLMFGSASCFILSIKYTAVANTVIVMASRPVLTAIFSWIFLKETADKALWLAIALVVGGIAVVITGSLESVHLLGDALALVCVMFLAANGTLQRKYKKMSRTAVVGIAGVALAGALLPFTDIASFTPTTWLIMAAMGLLSAPFGRVLTGVATRYILAAEAAMISMSMSVFSTLWAFVLFHEIPPLTTLAGGGLILGSISAYILLKVRQ from the coding sequence ATGACAACCGCCATCCTTAAAAAAATTGCCATGGGAGATGCGCGCTCCAAAGGAATCTTAGCTGCTTTACTGGGCACGCTTTTGATCAGCTTTGATTCCGTATTTGTTCGCTTGTCCGGCACAAATGGCGTCAATACTGTCTTCCTCTTCGGTTTCTTCACCGTCATCTCCATGTCCGCCATGCTGCAGGCCACCGATCAACGCGGCATCGTCGGCACCCTGAAAGAGGACGGCTGGCCCGTTGTCGTATCCGGTCTGCTAATGTTCGGCAGCGCCTCCTGTTTTATCCTCAGTATCAAATACACCGCCGTTGCCAACACGGTGATTGTCATGGCCAGTCGCCCGGTTCTGACGGCGATCTTCAGCTGGATTTTCCTCAAAGAAACTGCGGACAAAGCCCTGTGGCTGGCCATCGCCCTTGTGGTTGGCGGCATTGCCGTCGTCATCACCGGCTCTCTTGAGTCGGTCCACCTGCTTGGCGACGCACTGGCGCTGGTGTGCGTGATGTTTCTGGCGGCCAACGGGACCCTGCAACGCAAATATAAAAAAATGAGTCGCACTGCGGTGGTTGGCATCGCGGGTGTTGCCCTGGCCGGAGCGCTGCTGCCCTTTACCGACATCGCCAGCTTCACTCCGACGACTTGGCTGATCATGGCCGCGATGGGTCTACTGTCCGCCCCGTTCGGCCGGGTTCTGACCGGTGTCGCCACCCGCTATATTCTGGCCGCTGAAGCCGCCATGATCAGTATGAGCATGTCGGTGTTTTCAACGCTGTGGGCCTTTGTGCTGTTCCACGAAATCCCGCCACTGACCACCCTGGCCGGAGGAGGGTTAATTCTCGGATCAATTTCAGCCTATATCCTGCTCAAGGTGCGCCAGTGA